One window from the genome of Oceanisphaera sp. IT1-181 encodes:
- a CDS encoding efflux RND transporter periplasmic adaptor subunit, whose translation MKKWTLSMLLLVVLIFGSVIGFNLFKQKMMGEYFANMPVPSFPVTTTEITPKDWTPRIAAIGFIEPIQGINISNEATGIVRAIHFESGQKVKAGDILLELDADVEKANLRSTQGRVPSVQANLKRTRQLLARGSVSQGQLDDAQANYQELIGQVDSLKAIIARRTIRAPFDGVMGIRNAYLGQYLNAGSDIARLEDSSQFRIRFTIPQTRIADIAVGQSLNIFVDAYPTTPFEGEITAIEPQVNPESGVVQVQASIPNQDGKLRSGMFAKLDVQLPAQTAQILVPQQAINFTLYGQTVYVVEEQQPEAGKDAKKDAEPVLVAKQRVVEVAEREDDYARVVKGLKAGEVIVTSGQVRLSNGSHVKPVENDALDTPASAPQL comes from the coding sequence ATGAAAAAATGGACATTGTCCATGTTGTTGCTGGTAGTGCTTATTTTCGGCAGCGTCATCGGCTTTAACTTATTTAAACAAAAGATGATGGGCGAATACTTCGCCAATATGCCGGTGCCTAGCTTTCCGGTGACCACCACTGAAATTACCCCCAAAGATTGGACGCCGCGTATTGCTGCCATCGGTTTTATTGAGCCGATCCAAGGCATCAATATCAGCAACGAAGCGACGGGTATCGTGCGCGCCATTCATTTTGAGTCCGGCCAAAAAGTTAAAGCCGGTGATATTTTGCTCGAATTGGATGCCGACGTAGAAAAAGCCAACCTGCGCAGTACTCAAGGCCGCGTGCCCTCGGTACAGGCCAACTTGAAGCGAACCCGCCAGCTGCTTGCCCGTGGCTCGGTTTCTCAAGGCCAGTTAGATGATGCTCAAGCTAATTATCAAGAGCTAATCGGCCAAGTAGACTCGCTGAAAGCGATCATTGCTCGTCGTACCATACGCGCCCCCTTCGATGGCGTTATGGGTATTCGTAATGCTTATCTAGGTCAGTATCTGAATGCAGGTTCCGATATCGCACGTTTAGAAGACAGCAGCCAGTTCCGCATTCGCTTTACCATTCCGCAAACCCGTATCGCCGATATTGCCGTGGGTCAGTCGTTGAATATTTTTGTCGATGCCTACCCAACCACACCATTTGAAGGTGAGATCACCGCCATTGAGCCGCAAGTTAATCCAGAATCCGGTGTGGTGCAGGTGCAAGCCAGTATTCCTAACCAAGATGGTAAGTTGCGTTCAGGCATGTTTGCCAAATTAGATGTACAGCTGCCCGCTCAAACCGCGCAGATTTTGGTGCCCCAGCAAGCCATTAACTTCACCCTCTACGGCCAAACTGTGTATGTAGTTGAAGAGCAGCAGCCAGAAGCAGGCAAAGACGCTAAGAAAGACGCCGAGCCGGTGCTGGTGGCAAAACAACGAGTAGTCGAAGTGGCCGAGCGTGAGGATGATTATGCCCGCGTGGTTAAAGGCCTGAAAGCTGGCGAAGTGATCGTGACCTCGGGTCAGGTGCGTTTGTCTAACGGCAGTCATGTGAAGCCAGTAGAAAACGATGCGCTGGACACCCCAGCGTCAGCGCCCCAGCTGTAA
- a CDS encoding IclR family transcriptional regulator, with translation MTEEVMPKKTKASKPTSATQVQSLSRALLLLECLAASDMGMSLTEVANSLGLAPSTTHRLLNSLRSHDFVDVDDTQGLWSIGVKAFAVGNAYLKKRDVIAQSRPFMKRLVADTGETSNLAILEQGRVVYVGQVESPQTMRMVVSLGSSSPLHASGVGKALLSVVPIKDAMALIKQTNMVAFTEHTITSAEQFATELQYIKQQGYSLDDEEQFEGLRCIAANIYNEYGEAVAAISISGPAVRVKRERLVHLSQLVVDAAQEVTEAIGGKTPKGKR, from the coding sequence ATGACCGAAGAAGTAATGCCTAAAAAAACAAAAGCCAGCAAGCCGACTAGCGCTACTCAAGTGCAGTCGCTTTCGCGTGCCTTATTGCTACTTGAGTGCTTGGCCGCCTCTGATATGGGAATGTCACTCACCGAAGTCGCCAATAGCCTAGGGCTAGCACCTTCCACGACGCACCGCTTACTGAACAGCTTGCGCAGCCACGACTTTGTAGATGTGGATGACACCCAAGGCTTGTGGAGCATCGGCGTAAAAGCCTTTGCGGTAGGTAACGCCTATCTGAAAAAGCGTGATGTAATTGCCCAGTCGCGGCCCTTTATGAAGCGTTTAGTGGCCGACACCGGCGAAACCTCTAACCTCGCTATTTTAGAGCAAGGCAGAGTCGTCTATGTGGGGCAGGTGGAGTCACCGCAAACCATGCGCATGGTGGTGTCATTAGGTAGCAGTTCACCGTTGCATGCTTCTGGGGTGGGTAAGGCATTGTTATCTGTGGTGCCAATTAAAGATGCCATGGCGTTAATCAAGCAGACCAACATGGTGGCTTTTACCGAGCACACCATCACCAGTGCCGAACAGTTCGCCACCGAGTTGCAGTATATTAAGCAACAAGGCTATTCATTAGACGACGAAGAGCAGTTTGAGGGTTTGCGCTGTATTGCCGCCAATATTTATAACGAATACGGCGAAGCAGTCGCGGCAATCTCAATTTCTGGCCCCGCCGTACGAGTAAAGCGCGAGCGCTTAGTGCACTTAAGTCAGCTGGTAGTAGATGCCGCCCAAGAAGTGACCGAGGCCATTGGTGGTAAAACACCGAAAGGGAAGCGGTAA
- a CDS encoding carboxynorspermidine decarboxylase: MIKTPYYLIDKAALLRNMEKIAYVREHSGAKALLALKCFATWSVFDLMSQYMDGTTSSSLNEVKLGKLKFPGETHAYSVAYSDDEIAEVLAHSDKIIFNSIGQLTRFADESANHVRGLRLNPGVSSSAFLIADPSRPYSRLGEWNADEISPVLEQISGFMIHNNCENNDFSLFDHMLSDIEAKFGDLLKHPNITWVSLGGGIHFTGEGYPLDHFCARLKAFSECYGVQVYLEPGEASITQTTSLEVTVLDTLYNGKQLAIVDSSIEAHMLDLLIYRETAKMAPNNGTHEYMICGKSCLAGDIFGEFNFEQPLKVGDRLSFIDAAGYTMVKKNWFNGVNMPAIAIRQLDGQVELVKEFGFNDFVNSLS, translated from the coding sequence TTGATAAAAACGCCGTACTATCTCATCGATAAAGCCGCACTTTTGCGCAATATGGAAAAGATCGCCTATGTGCGTGAGCATTCCGGCGCCAAAGCACTGTTGGCCTTAAAATGCTTTGCTACCTGGTCGGTGTTCGACTTAATGAGCCAATACATGGACGGGACTACCTCGTCTTCGCTCAATGAAGTCAAACTCGGCAAGCTAAAATTTCCCGGTGAAACCCATGCCTATAGCGTGGCCTACTCCGACGACGAAATTGCAGAAGTTCTGGCCCACAGCGATAAAATTATTTTTAACTCTATTGGCCAGCTCACCCGCTTTGCCGATGAGTCTGCCAATCATGTGCGCGGTTTACGTTTAAACCCCGGTGTGTCTAGCTCCGCCTTTTTAATTGCCGACCCTTCTCGCCCCTACAGCCGTTTAGGCGAGTGGAACGCGGACGAAATTAGCCCAGTGCTGGAGCAAATCTCAGGTTTTATGATCCACAACAACTGCGAGAACAATGATTTTTCCTTGTTCGATCATATGTTAAGCGACATAGAAGCTAAGTTTGGTGACTTGCTCAAGCATCCTAATATCACTTGGGTGAGCTTAGGCGGCGGCATTCACTTTACCGGCGAGGGTTATCCGCTTGATCACTTCTGCGCCCGCCTTAAGGCCTTTAGTGAATGCTACGGCGTGCAAGTTTACTTAGAGCCCGGTGAAGCCTCCATTACCCAGACCACCTCACTGGAAGTCACGGTATTGGATACCCTCTATAATGGTAAACAGTTGGCCATCGTCGACAGCTCCATTGAAGCGCACATGCTGGATCTGCTGATTTATCGCGAGACCGCAAAAATGGCGCCCAATAACGGCACCCATGAATACATGATCTGCGGCAAATCCTGTTTGGCCGGCGATATTTTTGGTGAGTTTAACTTTGAGCAGCCGCTTAAAGTAGGTGATCGACTGTCGTTTATCGACGCGGCCGGCTACACCATGGTGAAGAAAAACTGGTTTAATGGCGTCAATATGCCCGCCATTGCTATACGTCAGCTCGACGGACAAGTTGAGTTGGTTAAGGAGTTCGGTTTCAACGACTTTGTGAACAGCCTCTCCTGA
- a CDS encoding multidrug efflux RND transporter permease subunit — protein MRFTDIFIKRPVLAISISLLIVLLGLQALQKMQVREYPEMTNTVITVSTGYFGASSDLIQGFITQPLEQAIAQADNIDFMSSSSRNGSSSITVQMKLNTDSNAALADILARVNSVRSQLPREAEDPSLEMTTGASTSIMYIAFSSDELSAPQINDYLERVIRPQFYSVDGVAKINLFGGAKFALRIWLDPLRMAAHKLTAPEVLSVLQANNYQAAAGQVTGYFMVYNSDINTQIENPEQLESLVVATRDDAVVRLRDIAQVSLERSHDVVRALADGQSAVVIGVDPTPSANPLSVAENVRNMLPELESNMPDTIKMKLLYDATEAINESISEVIKTILEASLIVVIVITLFLGSFRAVLIPIITIPLSLIGVAILMSAFGFSINLMTLLAMVLAIGLVVDDAIVVVENVDRHIKAGEEPYRAAIIGTREIAVPVITMTITLAAVYAPIALMDGVTGSLFKEFALTLAGAVFISGIVALTLSPMMCSKLLKPHTNPNRFERGVETTLDKLTHNYSRMLDAVLAKRAVVIAFAVLVFASMPVLFSFIPSELAPSEDKGAFLMMAKAPNSANLDYIENNMLKAVDVLNKEDGLATSLTIAGVPNANQGLAVAVLKPWSQRDGQKAVIDRLTPGLQAIPAVAISAFEFPELPGASSGLPVQYVLTTPNSFESLYEVAADVLQKISKSPLFVYSELDLAFDSGTMKIKVNRDKAGAYGITMQDIAITLSTMMSDGYVNRVDLDGRSYEVIPQVYRKDRLNPDSINDYYVRAQNGDMMPLSNLVSITMEAQPRSLPHYNQLNSATIGGVLTPGVSMGDAINFLEQEVSANLPKGYSHDYLGGARQFVTEGSALYMTFLLALFIIFLVLASQFESVRDPLVIMVSVPLAISGALIALAWGLATMNIYTQVGLITLVGVITKHGILMCEVAKEEQLAGASRHDAIRIAARIRLRAILMTTAAMVAGLVPLLFAVGAGAISRFGMGIVIVSGLSIGTLFTLFVLPVIYTFLASQHKPLPVFDENQAPKMVDSH, from the coding sequence ATGCGTTTTACTGATATTTTTATTAAACGACCGGTGCTGGCGATATCGATAAGCTTGCTTATCGTGCTGCTCGGGTTGCAAGCGCTGCAAAAAATGCAGGTGCGTGAATACCCAGAAATGACCAATACCGTGATCACCGTGAGTACCGGTTACTTCGGTGCCAGCTCCGATCTGATTCAGGGCTTTATTACTCAGCCGCTAGAGCAAGCCATTGCTCAGGCCGATAATATCGACTTTATGAGTTCGAGCAGTCGTAACGGCAGCTCAAGCATTACCGTGCAAATGAAGCTGAACACCGACTCTAATGCAGCCCTCGCGGATATTTTAGCCAGGGTGAACTCGGTACGATCCCAGCTGCCGCGCGAGGCAGAAGATCCCAGCCTGGAAATGACTACCGGTGCTTCTACTTCCATCATGTATATCGCCTTTAGTAGTGACGAGCTGAGTGCCCCTCAGATCAACGACTATTTAGAGCGCGTAATACGGCCGCAGTTTTACTCGGTAGATGGGGTGGCCAAGATCAACCTATTTGGTGGTGCTAAATTTGCACTGCGTATTTGGTTAGATCCGCTGCGCATGGCGGCGCACAAGCTCACCGCGCCGGAAGTATTGTCGGTATTACAAGCGAACAACTACCAAGCAGCGGCCGGTCAGGTCACTGGCTACTTCATGGTTTACAACAGTGATATCAACACCCAAATAGAAAACCCCGAACAGCTAGAATCCTTGGTGGTCGCCACCCGCGATGATGCGGTGGTGCGCCTGCGCGATATTGCTCAGGTGTCACTGGAAAGAAGTCATGACGTAGTACGCGCGCTGGCAGACGGTCAATCTGCAGTCGTTATCGGTGTTGACCCTACGCCTTCAGCTAACCCGCTGAGCGTGGCAGAAAACGTGCGTAACATGTTGCCTGAGCTTGAAAGCAACATGCCTGACACCATCAAAATGAAGCTTTTGTACGACGCCACCGAAGCCATTAATGAGTCAATCAGTGAGGTTATTAAAACCATACTGGAAGCGTCATTAATCGTTGTTATCGTGATTACCCTGTTCTTAGGCTCGTTTCGTGCGGTGCTTATTCCGATCATCACCATTCCGTTATCACTGATTGGCGTGGCGATCTTGATGAGCGCGTTTGGCTTTAGTATCAACCTGATGACACTGCTGGCCATGGTACTGGCCATCGGCTTGGTGGTGGATGACGCCATCGTAGTGGTCGAAAACGTCGATCGGCATATTAAGGCTGGCGAAGAACCCTATCGGGCCGCCATTATTGGTACCCGTGAGATAGCCGTGCCGGTTATTACCATGACCATCACCTTGGCGGCCGTGTATGCGCCCATCGCCTTGATGGACGGTGTTACTGGCTCACTCTTTAAAGAGTTTGCGTTAACACTGGCGGGAGCGGTATTTATCTCAGGGATAGTGGCGTTAACGCTGTCTCCTATGATGTGCTCTAAGTTATTAAAGCCACACACCAACCCCAACCGTTTTGAGCGTGGTGTAGAAACCACCCTCGATAAGCTGACCCACAACTATTCCCGCATGTTAGATGCGGTGTTGGCGAAGCGTGCGGTGGTGATTGCCTTTGCCGTGTTAGTATTCGCCTCTATGCCGGTGTTGTTTAGCTTTATCCCCAGTGAGCTGGCGCCAAGTGAAGATAAAGGCGCCTTCTTGATGATGGCCAAAGCGCCTAACTCGGCCAACCTGGATTACATCGAAAACAATATGCTTAAGGCAGTGGATGTGCTCAATAAAGAAGATGGCCTAGCCACCTCTTTGACCATCGCCGGTGTACCGAACGCTAACCAAGGTTTGGCGGTGGCGGTACTTAAGCCATGGAGCCAGCGTGACGGCCAAAAAGCCGTTATCGACCGACTGACTCCGGGGCTGCAAGCCATTCCTGCGGTAGCGATCAGTGCCTTTGAGTTTCCTGAATTACCGGGTGCCTCTAGCGGCTTGCCGGTGCAATATGTGCTGACCACGCCTAACTCGTTTGAAAGCCTGTATGAAGTGGCGGCGGATGTGCTGCAAAAAATCAGCAAAAGCCCGCTGTTCGTCTATAGCGAGCTGGACTTGGCCTTTGACTCGGGCACCATGAAAATCAAGGTGAACCGAGATAAGGCCGGTGCTTATGGCATCACCATGCAAGACATCGCCATTACGCTGTCGACCATGATGAGTGATGGCTACGTAAACCGCGTGGACTTAGATGGTCGCAGCTATGAGGTGATCCCACAGGTGTATCGTAAAGATCGCCTTAATCCGGACTCAATCAATGATTACTATGTGCGCGCGCAAAATGGCGACATGATGCCGCTGTCAAACTTAGTGTCGATCACCATGGAAGCACAGCCTCGTTCTTTGCCGCACTATAACCAGCTGAACTCGGCAACCATAGGTGGCGTACTTACGCCGGGTGTCTCCATGGGTGATGCCATTAACTTCTTAGAGCAAGAAGTGTCGGCCAATCTGCCTAAAGGCTACAGCCACGACTACTTAGGTGGCGCTCGTCAGTTTGTTACCGAAGGTAGCGCGCTGTACATGACCTTCTTACTGGCCTTGTTTATCATCTTCTTGGTGTTGGCATCGCAGTTTGAAAGTGTGCGTGACCCACTGGTGATCATGGTATCGGTACCGCTGGCCATTTCTGGCGCCCTAATTGCCTTGGCGTGGGGGCTCGCCACCATGAATATTTATACTCAGGTGGGGCTAATAACCTTGGTCGGTGTTATCACCAAGCACGGTATCTTGATGTGTGAAGTGGCCAAAGAAGAACAGCTCGCCGGCGCCAGCCGTCACGATGCCATTCGCATCGCGGCACGCATTCGGTTACGCGCCATCTTGATGACCACAGCCGCAATGGTTGCCGGCTTAGTACCGCTGCTATTTGCAGTGGGCGCCGGTGCTATCTCACGCTTTGGTATGGGTATCGTTATCGTATCGGGCTTGAGTATTGGTACGCTGTTTACGCTGTTTGTGTTGCCGGTGATTTACACCTTCTTGGCTTCACAGCACAAGCCGCTGCCGGTGTTTGATGAAAACCAAGCACCCAAAATGGTGGATAGCCACTAA
- a CDS encoding YfcC family protein: MTTPTSQIDQQPQKTGTKSKKSFEMPHIYVILFVFSAIAAVLTYIVPAGQYERVPGPNGRTTIDPNSYQVIESTPVGLVDFMTSIPKGLIDAGAVVFFTFMIGGMFMVLRRTGIIEIGVDKLTRRFASNTIVIIPVLMTTFAVIATLIGTQELALVYVPVILPLMIALRFDSITAAGVALVATTAGFTTGILNPINTGLGQQLADLPVYSGMLLRAVAFVLILLVGIFYVTRYALKVRNNPALSLMGDDAKEQTKRDRYLHSASEQSLTATTRQKWASLAALSFFGLLVWGVMTRGWFMMEMAGLFIIMGVVVGLIAGLKTEDICDGFNEGFRDVLVGAMICGIARAIAVVLEDGQIMDTLVYSLGNLVGGFPAMFSAIGMFFAQLGLNFVIPSGSGQALVTMPIMAPLSDLVGVTRQTAVLAFQLGDGLGNILYPTSGYFMATLALAGVSWNKWVKFFLPLFAVWIMISMGFLIFAQVTQWVG; this comes from the coding sequence ATGACAACACCCACTTCTCAGATAGACCAGCAGCCGCAAAAAACCGGCACCAAGAGTAAAAAATCGTTCGAGATGCCACATATTTATGTCATCTTATTTGTGTTTAGCGCAATCGCTGCTGTCTTAACCTATATCGTACCTGCGGGCCAGTATGAGCGCGTACCAGGACCCAACGGCCGTACCACTATCGATCCCAACTCTTATCAGGTGATCGAATCTACCCCTGTCGGACTGGTCGACTTTATGACATCCATTCCCAAGGGATTGATCGATGCGGGCGCGGTGGTATTCTTCACCTTTATGATCGGCGGCATGTTTATGGTGCTGCGCCGCACCGGCATCATAGAAATTGGCGTCGATAAGCTCACCCGCCGCTTTGCCAGCAACACCATAGTGATTATTCCGGTATTGATGACCACGTTCGCGGTGATCGCCACGCTTATCGGCACCCAAGAGCTCGCCTTAGTCTATGTGCCCGTTATCCTGCCGTTGATGATAGCGCTGCGCTTTGACTCAATCACCGCAGCCGGTGTCGCACTCGTTGCTACTACAGCAGGCTTTACCACCGGTATACTTAATCCCATTAATACTGGGTTAGGCCAACAGCTCGCTGACCTGCCTGTTTACTCAGGTATGCTATTACGCGCCGTGGCTTTTGTTCTTATCTTGCTGGTCGGTATCTTCTATGTCACCCGCTATGCGCTCAAGGTACGCAATAATCCAGCACTGAGTCTGATGGGCGACGATGCCAAGGAACAAACAAAACGTGACCGTTACCTGCACAGTGCCAGCGAGCAGTCACTCACCGCCACCACTCGTCAGAAATGGGCTTCTTTGGCCGCTCTCAGCTTCTTTGGTCTGCTAGTATGGGGAGTCATGACACGCGGCTGGTTTATGATGGAAATGGCCGGTCTCTTTATCATCATGGGTGTGGTTGTAGGCCTGATTGCCGGTCTTAAAACTGAAGATATCTGTGATGGATTTAATGAGGGATTTAGAGACGTATTAGTCGGCGCCATGATTTGTGGCATCGCTCGGGCAATAGCTGTGGTGTTAGAAGATGGCCAGATCATGGATACCTTGGTTTATAGCTTAGGTAACTTAGTGGGTGGCTTTCCGGCTATGTTCTCTGCTATTGGTATGTTCTTCGCCCAGCTTGGCTTAAATTTTGTCATTCCTTCGGGCAGCGGCCAAGCCCTAGTCACTATGCCAATCATGGCCCCGTTATCGGATCTAGTGGGTGTAACTCGCCAGACTGCAGTACTGGCGTTCCAGTTAGGCGACGGACTTGGAAATATTTTATATCCAACCTCCGGTTACTTTATGGCAACTCTAGCTCTGGCCGGCGTGTCATGGAATAAATGGGTAAAGTTCTTTTTACCGCTGTTCGCAGTCTGGATTATGATTTCTATGGGCTTTCTGATTTTTGCTCAAGTCACCCAATGGGTTGGCTAA
- the glxR gene encoding 2-hydroxy-3-oxopropionate reductase: protein MKIGFIGTGIMGKPMAVNLQKAGYTLYFSEHFNKAPADLLGDKGIALATPKAVAEAADVIITMVPDTPQVEDVLFGENGVAEGLSAGKIVVDMSSISPIATKVIAKRVNETGADYLDAPVSGGEVGAINATLTIMVGGEQSVFDKINPLFEIMGKNITLVGGNGDGQTTKVANQIIVALNIEAVAEALVFASKAGADPAKVREALMGGFASSKILEVHGERMVKGTFEPGFRIALHQKDLNLALTGARELGVSLPNTAGAQELFNTCNALGGAGWDHSGLIKALEHLANHNIRGE from the coding sequence ATGAAAATAGGTTTTATTGGTACCGGTATCATGGGCAAGCCCATGGCGGTGAACCTGCAAAAAGCAGGTTACACACTGTATTTCTCTGAGCACTTCAACAAGGCTCCTGCCGATTTGTTGGGTGACAAAGGTATTGCTTTAGCAACACCTAAAGCGGTTGCAGAAGCTGCAGACGTTATCATCACCATGGTGCCAGATACCCCACAGGTTGAAGACGTACTGTTTGGTGAGAACGGCGTAGCCGAAGGTCTGTCTGCTGGCAAAATCGTAGTAGACATGTCTTCTATCTCTCCGATTGCTACCAAAGTTATCGCTAAGCGCGTTAACGAAACGGGTGCCGACTACTTAGACGCTCCAGTATCTGGCGGCGAAGTGGGTGCGATCAACGCAACGCTGACCATCATGGTTGGTGGCGAGCAGTCAGTATTCGATAAGATCAATCCTTTGTTCGAAATCATGGGTAAGAACATTACTCTGGTAGGCGGTAACGGTGACGGTCAGACTACTAAAGTAGCGAACCAAATCATTGTTGCACTGAACATTGAAGCCGTTGCAGAAGCCTTGGTATTCGCTTCTAAAGCCGGCGCCGATCCTGCCAAGGTGCGTGAAGCACTGATGGGCGGTTTCGCTTCTTCTAAGATTTTAGAAGTGCACGGCGAGCGTATGGTTAAGGGTACTTTTGAACCTGGTTTCCGTATCGCTTTACACCAGAAAGACCTGAACTTGGCTCTGACTGGCGCACGTGAACTGGGTGTTTCTCTGCCTAACACTGCTGGCGCACAAGAGTTGTTCAACACTTGTAACGCTTTGGGCGGTGCTGGTTGGGACCACTCTGGTTTGATCAAGGCGCTTGAGCACTTGGCAAACCACAACATTCGCGGCGAGTGA
- a CDS encoding TetR/AcrR family transcriptional regulator: MPDKRERILSSAEALIAQRGFHGISMQQVAKRANVATGTIYRYFSDKETLLRCVHEERLRDAATAILQNVDAEEPSYAQFRQLWLNTMHYLQASPDSLCYRVQYEASPLFNREEERQMDERYFKPVHEFFECGRVKGLFRDLPAELLGFLALENLMLLIQKCTKGCIELNDDIYEQLLDASWNAILKR, translated from the coding sequence ATGCCCGATAAACGCGAACGTATTTTAAGCTCAGCGGAGGCTTTGATTGCCCAACGCGGCTTTCACGGTATTTCGATGCAACAAGTGGCGAAACGCGCCAATGTTGCGACCGGTACTATCTATCGCTATTTTTCTGATAAAGAAACCTTATTACGCTGTGTACACGAAGAACGATTACGTGATGCGGCAACCGCTATACTGCAAAATGTCGATGCCGAAGAGCCCAGTTACGCTCAGTTTCGCCAGCTCTGGCTCAACACCATGCACTATCTGCAAGCGAGCCCCGATAGCCTGTGTTATCGGGTGCAGTATGAAGCTTCTCCGTTGTTTAACCGAGAAGAAGAAAGGCAAATGGATGAACGCTACTTTAAGCCAGTCCATGAGTTTTTCGAGTGTGGTCGAGTCAAAGGGCTGTTTCGCGATTTGCCCGCTGAGTTACTCGGCTTTTTAGCTCTTGAAAATCTTATGTTACTGATCCAAAAGTGCACCAAAGGCTGTATTGAGCTCAATGATGATATATATGAACAGCTGCTTGATGCGAGCTGGAACGCCATTCTTAAACGTTAA
- a CDS encoding saccharopine dehydrogenase family protein: MKRNVLIIGAGGVAQVVAHKCAQYNDVLGNIHIASRTVEKCQQIVDSVQEKGSLKTAGDLQAHALDALDIEATKALISKTQSQMVINVGSPFINMSVLQACIETGAAYMDTAIHEDPDKICENPPWYANYEWKRKQLCADNGITAILGVGFDPGMVNTYAAAAVKEDYFDRVESIDIIDINAGHHGHYFATNFDPEINFREFTGRVWTWQNNAWVKNKMFEVKRTDDLPVVGMQTSYMTGHDEIHSLSHHLDVPNVRFWMGFGEHYINVFNVLNSLGLLSEQPVTTAEGLEVVPLKVVKAILPDPASLAPNYTGKTCIGDLVKGQKDGKDKEIFIYNISDHEAAYQEVGSQGISYTAGVPPVAAAILIATGEWDVSRMVNVEELPHRPFINLLNDMGMPTRIKDEHGDRPLSF; the protein is encoded by the coding sequence ATGAAAAGAAACGTTCTGATTATTGGTGCCGGTGGTGTCGCCCAAGTTGTTGCTCATAAATGTGCGCAATATAATGATGTTCTGGGTAACATCCACATCGCCTCACGCACGGTCGAGAAGTGTCAACAAATTGTCGACAGCGTACAGGAAAAGGGCAGCTTAAAAACTGCCGGCGACTTGCAAGCTCACGCATTGGATGCATTGGATATTGAAGCAACCAAGGCGTTAATTAGCAAAACACAGTCGCAAATGGTGATCAATGTCGGTTCGCCTTTCATTAATATGTCGGTCCTACAGGCATGCATCGAAACCGGTGCTGCTTATATGGATACGGCTATTCACGAAGATCCCGATAAAATCTGCGAAAACCCACCTTGGTACGCCAACTATGAGTGGAAACGCAAGCAGCTGTGTGCCGATAACGGCATAACTGCCATTCTGGGTGTGGGTTTTGACCCAGGCATGGTGAACACCTATGCCGCCGCCGCAGTAAAAGAAGACTACTTCGACCGCGTTGAATCTATCGATATTATCGATATTAACGCTGGCCACCACGGCCATTATTTTGCCACCAACTTTGATCCAGAAATTAACTTTCGTGAATTTACCGGTCGTGTCTGGACTTGGCAGAATAATGCTTGGGTAAAGAACAAGATGTTCGAAGTGAAGCGCACCGACGACTTACCCGTAGTCGGCATGCAAACCAGCTATATGACTGGCCACGACGAAATTCATTCTTTGTCTCACCACCTAGACGTACCAAATGTGCGTTTTTGGATGGGCTTTGGCGAGCACTATATAAATGTGTTTAACGTGCTCAACAGCCTAGGTTTATTATCTGAGCAACCGGTTACCACTGCCGAAGGCCTAGAAGTAGTGCCGCTCAAGGTGGTGAAAGCCATCTTGCCAGATCCAGCTTCCTTGGCGCCTAACTACACGGGTAAAACCTGTATTGGTGACTTGGTAAAAGGTCAGAAAGACGGTAAAGACAAAGAAATATTCATCTATAACATCAGCGACCACGAAGCCGCCTATCAAGAAGTGGGCAGCCAAGGTATTTCTTATACCGCCGGCGTACCACCGGTGGCTGCCGCCATCTTAATCGCTACCGGCGAATGGGATGTATCGCGCATGGTCAACGTTGAAGAGCTGCCGCACCGCCCGTTCATTAACCTACTTAATGACATGGGCATGCCCACGCGCATTAAAGACGAACACGGCGATCGCCCACTGAGCTTCTAA